A window from Carassius gibelio isolate Cgi1373 ecotype wild population from Czech Republic chromosome B3, carGib1.2-hapl.c, whole genome shotgun sequence encodes these proteins:
- the LOC127952414 gene encoding caspase-6 produces MASQVKSDESGSVEKDSALAGQTVREDETETDSINQSLVRLDPNEEYKMDHKKRGMALIFNHENFYWQLRLNSRSGTEADKQNLARRFQDLGFEVKTFNDYKREEVLTIIRGAAAASHVDADCFVCVFLSHGENGHIYANDGQIQIQEVTDLFKGNECRSLVGKPKIFILQACRGDKHDEPVTPMDVVDSEPVNEVVVDVGALCTLPAGADFLMCYSVAEGYYSHRETVRGSWYIQDLCEILRCYGSKLEFTDILTLVNRKVSIRSVENCKDRSALGKKQVPCFASMLTKKLFFRPKK; encoded by the exons ATGGCAAGTCAGGTCAAAAGCGATGAATCCG GGTCTGTGGAGAAGGACAGCGCTTTAGCGGGACAGACAG TCAGAGAAGACGAAACTGAAACCGATAGCATTAATCAAAG TCTGGTCCGTCTGGATCCCAATGAGGAGTATAAGATGGATCACAAGAAGCGAGGAATGGCTCTGATCTTCAACCATGAAAATTTTTACTGGCAGCTCAGGTTGAACAGCCGCTCTGGTACAGAAGCAGACAAGCAGAATCTTGCTAGAAG ATTTCAGGATCTGGGGTTTGAAGTGAAGACTTTTAATGATTACAAACGGGAAGAAGTTTTAACCATTATCAGAGGAG CTGCTGCTGCTAGCCATGTAGATGCAGACTGTTTTGTCTGTGTCTTCTTAAGTCATGGGGAAAATGGTCACATCTATGCCAATGATGGGCAGATCCAAATTCAAGAAGTCACTGATTTGTTCAAGGGGAATGAATGCCGTAGCCTTGTAGGGAAACCCAAGATCTTCATCTTGCAG GCTTGTCGCGGTGACAAACATGATGAGCCTGTGACTCCAATGGATGTGGTGGACAGTGAGCCGGTCAATGAAGTGGTTGTGGATGTGGGGGCGCTCTGCACCCTTCCAGCAGGAGCAGATTTCCTTATGTGCTATTCTGTTGCTGAAG GATATTACTCTCATCGTGAGACGGTGAGAGGCTCGTGGTACATCCAGGATCTGTGTGAAATCCTGAGGTGTTATGGATCTAAACTGGAGTTCACCGACATCCTGACACTTGTTAACAGGAAGGTTTCCATTCGCAGTGTAGAGAACTGCAAGGATCGCTCTGCGTTAGGCAAAAAACAAGTGCCTTGTTTTGCGTCCATGCTTACGAAGAAGCTGTTTTTCAGGCCAAAGAAATAA